In Plasmodium vivax chromosome 14, whole genome shotgun sequence, the genomic window tttatttttttatttatttgcttatttttttattgccccCCCCTCCTATGTGCCTCTCACCCTTTTGCACGCGCGTGGCGCCACCGCTATGGTGTCTGCTCCAGGCTTATCGACGCACCAATAGTCCGATGCGTGACCTCTCTCTTCACCCCCCCACACGAATACCTTTTTTCGCATTATTTTGAGGGCACAAATTTGTGAGGCAGTCTCGTTTAGCATGTCTCCGTGTGCATGCGGCGGCGGCGACGGCTGTGCGGTTGTACGTGTACGCAAGATGCGCGTGTATTGTATGTACGTGCAACACCTGtgtgggttttttttttaattaactttaaagaaaaaagaaaactggttaaatttaaaaaaaataaaataataaaaaaaagtagccgtgtgaggaggggggaagataGTGTACCCCTGTATCTACATATTATCAGCCCCCTTTGGGAAGACACCCATAGGCCTGCCCCCTCGAGTGCCCAGACGTGGGACTGCGCTAAGTTGCCCTTTGCATACGTTTAGCCTCGCCACGCTGCGAAGATCATTCGTGTTCGCGAAGTGGGCACACAAGCAGTTGTGTGGGGTCCAATTGTGTGGGAAtcccctcctttttccaACCTTCACTTTACAACGCTTAGCTTGGCTTCCCCCTGGGGAGCTACCCACATGCTGTGCGATTAACTGCGACTTAGAAGCGGATGGGGGACAACAGGCAGAGGAAGCAGCAATGTTTGCTGTTCGTTCTGGTCCCCCACCAGTGATGAAGCGAATGCATGGGGGTGGGGTCTGCCGCGGCGCACCTGAGTAGGTAACACAAGCCGCTTAACCCGCGTATGCACCGCGGCGCCCGTTTGTGGGCCCCCCCAATGTACATGCAAATAATGCCGGTGCGTAGATCTCCTCGGACCGCTCTCcccttggaaaaaaaaatcccccttTGCCTACTTCCCCTCAGTTCTGCTAAATGTATGTtgtgcttcccccgtttggccaAACGAACTTGCACTCGCCTGGGGAGCAGTTTCGCGCGctgaaaaattgcaaaaaaaattgcaaaaaaaaggcggaaaaagcggaaaaagcgCATAAGGCGGATAAGGCgataaggaggaaaaaggcaaatcaCCCTTCCGCTGAAGATGCCCCCCAGCCGCTCTCCACAGCGTACAACTTTCGAAGGGGGAGGGTGACGCACATGACGATTTTCACGTTACTTTGACTCCCTCctttggcttcccccccgcaacATGCCGGACGAACGGCAAAGAACCCTACAGAGGTACGCCCTGCACCTGGAAAAGAAGGACctcgttttaaaaaaaaaaaaaaaaaatgacctgAAGagcattttatatttccccTCTTTGTTTTGGTTCAATGGGCAGTTCTGTCCCCCCATTCCGTACTACAGCTTTGAGGGGATCGAGGGGGGGGCAGGAGAAGTGGagacaaaaggggagaagccctgcctggggggagagaacaaccccccatttgggccTCACCTGGCTGATTTCCTCACCTGTGGGGTCCACAAGAACAGCATCATTGTAAAGagagttgtaaaaaatgaagtctTGAGCGTAAGTATGCCCAGCGATATGAAGGTCATGGCGTGCGTTTTTTATGTGAACTTTCAGTATGTGCTGGGCCGGGGGTCCTTCCTCAGCGCGACGACGAAgccgtttttattttgtctatCGTTGGCTgccttggggggggaggcccgGCGAGAGAACAAGAGGGGGGCCTACGAAGTGGCTAGTCAAGCGGCTAGTCAAGCGGCCAATGAGGCGACCCACCAACcggccaaacgggggaaggggccagacggaggggcaaaaaccggctcgccttcccccccctcgctcGGCTGCGGCATCAGCTGCGGCATCAGCTGCGGCATCAGCTGCGATATCAGCTGCGATATCGCCCACAACATTCGGAACGCGCTGGACACGGCCCCCCGAGAGCTCTTCCTCTACaacgaaaagaaagaaatacaCCTCTTCAACTACGTAACAAATAAATCTCGCCTAATCACACGAGAAAGGGCACAAGTGACGGCCCTGcagtttgcctttttgcacATCAGCGAGCATAATAGCCTTTACCACAAGCTGGGCACAGACGTGTACGAGGGGGGGGTAAAACTTGTGGACCTCGACCAAGTGGGGGAGCATCTGTGGCGCAAAAACAGGTACTGCGTGGAGGTTCTGCAGGGGTGGCTaggcggggggagcggcgcagTGGAAGGGGTGGACGCGGGGGGCGGGCCCCGCTTGCGCAAAATTCTGCGGAGGATGTTCTACGTGCTGATATACGGAGACAGCGAAGGAAACGTGCACTTCCTAATCCCGGAGAaggaggtaaaaataaaaaaaaacttcagaaaaggggaaaagataCACCTCATCGAGACGAATGTCAAGGCCTACTACAACACGAAAGGGGACAGCCGTATAGCCACTGTGCTACGAAGCAATGTGAATGTCTTTTTAGCCTACAGGGACTGCATATtggtttttaatttccccttGTATGAGCCCCTGTTCGTGGTGAGTACCTCCGATGAGGTGATCTTCTGCCTGAGTGCCTGTCTTGGCGAGCACGGCGAGGTGTTTTTTGCCTTCTCCACGCAGAGGTGCGTGCGCGTTGGGGAGGTCTCGCGGGGGGCCGAGCTGCTCCGCGTGGAGGTGGACCCCGCCAAAGGGCATACCCTGCAAGTGAATAACGCCATGGAGCACACCACCCAAGCGGATAACGCCACAGAGCATACCGCCAAAGAGCACACCACGCAAGTGAATAACGCCAAAGAGCAGACCGCCCAGGGGAACCACCCGCACAACCCCAAGCAGCAGAAGAGCCACACCTGCGTGTGCTTCGGAGGCGAAGGCGATCTCTACATAACCAGCGGGGACAAGGGAACCATCCACAGGTACAATTTGAAGCAAAAGCAGATTACCCATAAATACGACCCCAGGTGTAAGCGCATCTTCCATTTGTCCCTGTGCACCCTGAAAGGAGAAGACTACGCGTACCTCTACGACGCAGAGAAGTTCCTCTGCCTCTTCCAACTGAGTAGTCAGAAGAGCgtatacaaaatttttactctCTCCGTGTGGGTCTACCAGATCCTTTGCCTTCGCTCCGGTGTGCTCTTTTCCCTCGGGAATGAAAACGTGTGCAACTTAGAGGTCAAACGGAAGAGCGGCGAAAACAGCGGCGGCAACGGCAACGGCAACGGCGGTGGGGGCGACCTGCTCCTCGCCAAGCCGTTCTACTCCGACCGCATGAGCGTCTGCACATACCTGACGAATCACCCCCACCTGCCGCTCATAGCCTTTGTAAACAAGAAACTGCGCTTTGGCGTTTTCTCCCTGGTGGACCCCCAAAGGAGAAGCGTCATTGTGCCGCCCATGCGCGAAAATGAGAAGGTCTCCTCCGTGTGTTGGTTCAGCACGAGGAGGCAACTGGAGGTGCGCG contains:
- a CDS encoding hypothetical protein, conserved (encoded by transcript PVX_100540A); amino-acid sequence: MPDERQRTLQRYALHLEKKDLVLKKKKKNDLKSILYFPSLFWFNGQFCPPIPYYSFEGIEGGAGEVETKGEKPCLGGENNPPFGPHLADFLTCGVHKNSIIVKRVVKNEVLSVSMPSDMKVMACVFYVNFQYVLGRGSFLSATTKPFLFCLSLAALGGEARRENKRGAYEVASQAASQAANEATHQPAKRGKGPDGGAKTGSPSPPSLGCGISCGISCGISCDISCDIAHNIRNALDTAPRELFLYNEKKEIHLFNYVTNKSRLITRERAQVTALQFAFLHISEHNSLYHKLGTDVYEGGVKLVDLDQVGEHLWRKNRYCVEVLQGWLGGGSGAVEGVDAGGGPRLRKILRRMFYVLIYGDSEGNVHFLIPEKEVKIKKNFRKGEKIHLIETNVKAYYNTKGDSRIATVLRSNVNVFLAYRDCILVFNFPLYEPLFVVSTSDEVIFCLSACLGEHGEVFFAFSTQRCVRVGEVSRGAELLRVEVDPAKGHTLQVNNAMEHTTQADNATEHTAKEHTTQVNNAKEQTAQGNHPHNPKQQKSHTCVCFGGEGDLYITSGDKGTIHRYNLKQKQITHKYDPRCKRIFHLSLCTLKGEDYAYLYDAEKFLCLFQLSSQKSVYKIFTLSVWVYQILCLRSGVLFSLGNENVCNLEVKRKSGENSGGNGNGNGGGGDLLLAKPFYSDRMSVCTYLTNHPHLPLIAFVNKKLRFGVFSLVDPQRRSVIVPPMRENEKVSSVCWFSTRRQLEVRDLHRLGGGLPLGDSTDQLNSLNSQDPLNSQDPLNSQDPLNSQDPLNSQDPLNSLDPLNSLNSLGPLNSLGPLDALTPSQLADGWGEHRNPPLSSNHGGGTQNNKRDDGYTTPINTHMAHLIQSSPYQAHLAVLNEDTLFLYNVLTSQVTDLKNYLRKAVPQFCGKKNFLKSITYQKGCYVFMFLQKNMIFIFDEHFKFCLRTISVEDRIVRFFLRDGYLFIHSNTSVYFTSLRNALSLFPVVAQGGGEDAQAQRLEFTKVVTAQTFKIALFDFHCVGEEAYLAVYTKRKEILVYRVRTAGGENEAENEAEREREAEREADGAANTTANTTANTTANTTANTNTNRASAEAQLVAQFLSFYQFEHLSKVGSILSMKFFYCAAKRRTYLIFGGLEQFLFFWDFRKYPLVRRGGVKEVSGVR